One Bombus fervidus isolate BK054 chromosome 2, iyBomFerv1, whole genome shotgun sequence DNA segment encodes these proteins:
- the LOC139992715 gene encoding dynein regulatory complex subunit 3 isoform X3, whose protein sequence is MKYLKMMIEEDVPTILQEFVQPRVINQDMLINLVIEQGPKGEADILKLDYLWVMPNLMTLKLSNNIIEKIENLNVLVNLKELDLSFNRIKIMENLNNLTKLEILLLFNNEIREIENIDELCHLTIFSIGNNIITDTKHVLYLRKFKKLRSLNMSGNPCTKEDGYLHYVFAFLPQLIYYEYKMITNEQRKDATEKHYRTLNTLEEAEMKEKEELDAQQEYEKKLAILTAAYVEHLDGDYLFHQMFEDDKEGKDLSMVTDDTQNAHEEYKKNFIAICEEFCEIGLKEHNKRMNEINLYNIAVNEGKTISENQGRMIVNDVLRRKTDALATVKQLLKKLVGDVDTATLENVTEIAQQYSEEFSDTVTDAWTRLMSIEVDLHEQMEDINEVFRINISDMVDSFLTTARGYFSQLRNCEAEYNDTINGLILYFLSGIGDDAKMPRHLLNLCEDKDMLNYNLNNSHERHLQIIDVREDIMINRLKNWVEEYSERLIRQVLSFFR, encoded by the exons atgaaatatctaaaaatgaTGATTGAGGAAGACGTTCCTACTATATTACAAGAGTTTGTACAACCTCGTGTAATAAATCAAgatatgttaataaatttgGTAATTGAACAAGGGCCAAAAGGAGAAGCTG aTATTCTAAAACTTGATTACCTATGGGTAATGCCAAATCTAATGACATTAAAATTATCCAATAATATAAttgagaaaatagaaaacCTAAATGTGCttgttaatttaaaagaattggATCTTTCTTTCAATCGCATTAAAATAATGGagaatttaaacaatttaacaAAACTAGAAATATTGCTTCtatttaataatgaaattcgtGAGATAGAAAACATAGATGAATTATGTCATCTTACGATTTTTAGTATtggtaataatattataacagatACAAAACAT gtattatatttgagaaaatttaaaaagttacgTAGTTTGAATATGAGTGGAAATCCATGCACTAAAGAAGATGGATATTTGCATTATGTATTTGCATTCTTACCACAATTAATTTACTATGaatacaaaatgataactaatGAACAAAGGAAAGATGCTACAGAAAAACatta taggactttaaatactttagaagaagcagaaatgaaagaaaaagaagaattggATGCCCAGCAAgaatatgaaaagaaattagCTATCCTCACTGCTGCATATGTAGAACATCTTGATGGGGATTATCTCTTTCATCAAATGTTTGAAGATGACAAGg AAGGAAAGGATTTATCTATGGTAACTGATGATACACAAAATGCACATgaagaatataagaaaaattttattgctaTATGTGAAGAGTTTTGTGAGATAGGTTTGAAAGAACATAATAAGcgaatgaatgaaataaatctttacAATATTGCTGTAAATGAAGGTAAAACTATTTCAGAAAATCAAGGTAGAAT GATTGTAAATGATGTCTTGCGCAGGAAAACTGACGCTTTAGCAACtgttaaacaattattaaaaaaactaGTTGGAGATGTAGATACTGCTACATTAGAAAATGTAACTGAAATAGCACAACAATATTCAGAAGAATTTAGTGATACAGTAACTGATGCATGGACAAGATTAATGTCCATTGAAGTAGATCTGCATGAACAAATGgag GATATAAATGAAGTATTTAGGATCAACATTTCTGATATGGTGGATTCTTTTCTAACAACTGCACGAGGATATTTTTCACAATTACGTAATTGTGAAGCAGAGTATAATGACACTATTAACGGATTAATTCTGTATTTCCTTAGTGGTATTGGAGATGATGCAAAAATGCCACGTCATTTATTAAATCTATGTGAAGATAAAGACATGTTAAATTACAATCTTAATAATTCTCATGAAAGGCATTTACAA ATAATAGATGTTCGAGAAGATATCATGataaatcgattaaaaaacTGGGTTGAAGAATACAGCGAACGGCTAATAAGGCaagttctttcgttttttagataa
- the LOC139992715 gene encoding dynein regulatory complex subunit 3 isoform X2 codes for MKYLKMMIEEDVPTILQEFVQPRVINQDMLINLVIEQGPKGEAGKLFYEDGIKLDEIKEIRIEFLNILKLDYLWVMPNLMTLKLSNNIIEKIENLNVLVNLKELDLSFNRIKIMENLNNLTKLEILLLFNNEIREIENIDELCHLTIFSIGNNIITDTKHVLYLRKFKKLRSLNMSGNPCTKEDGYLHYVFAFLPQLIYYEYKMITNEQRKDATEKHYRTLNTLEEAEMKEKEELDAQQEYEKKLAILTAAYVEHLDGDYLFHQMFEDDKEGKDLSMVTDDTQNAHEEYKKNFIAICEEFCEIGLKEHNKRMNEINLYNIAVNEGKTISENQGRMIVNDVLRRKTDALATVKQLLKKLVGDVDTATLENVTEIAQQYSEEFSDTVTDAWTRLMSIEVDLHEQMEDINEVFRINISDMVDSFLTTARGYFSQLRNCEAEYNDTINGLILYFLSGIGDDAKMPRHLLNLCEDKDMLNYNLNNSHERHLQVYNRCSRRYHDKSIKKLG; via the exons atgaaatatctaaaaatgaTGATTGAGGAAGACGTTCCTACTATATTACAAGAGTTTGTACAACCTCGTGTAATAAATCAAgatatgttaataaatttgGTAATTGAACAAGGGCCAAAAGGAGAAGCTGGTAAACTTTTTTACGAAGATGGTATTAAATtagatgaaataaaagaaattcggATTGAATTTCTTA aTATTCTAAAACTTGATTACCTATGGGTAATGCCAAATCTAATGACATTAAAATTATCCAATAATATAAttgagaaaatagaaaacCTAAATGTGCttgttaatttaaaagaattggATCTTTCTTTCAATCGCATTAAAATAATGGagaatttaaacaatttaacaAAACTAGAAATATTGCTTCtatttaataatgaaattcgtGAGATAGAAAACATAGATGAATTATGTCATCTTACGATTTTTAGTATtggtaataatattataacagatACAAAACAT gtattatatttgagaaaatttaaaaagttacgTAGTTTGAATATGAGTGGAAATCCATGCACTAAAGAAGATGGATATTTGCATTATGTATTTGCATTCTTACCACAATTAATTTACTATGaatacaaaatgataactaatGAACAAAGGAAAGATGCTACAGAAAAACatta taggactttaaatactttagaagaagcagaaatgaaagaaaaagaagaattggATGCCCAGCAAgaatatgaaaagaaattagCTATCCTCACTGCTGCATATGTAGAACATCTTGATGGGGATTATCTCTTTCATCAAATGTTTGAAGATGACAAGg AAGGAAAGGATTTATCTATGGTAACTGATGATACACAAAATGCACATgaagaatataagaaaaattttattgctaTATGTGAAGAGTTTTGTGAGATAGGTTTGAAAGAACATAATAAGcgaatgaatgaaataaatctttacAATATTGCTGTAAATGAAGGTAAAACTATTTCAGAAAATCAAGGTAGAAT GATTGTAAATGATGTCTTGCGCAGGAAAACTGACGCTTTAGCAACtgttaaacaattattaaaaaaactaGTTGGAGATGTAGATACTGCTACATTAGAAAATGTAACTGAAATAGCACAACAATATTCAGAAGAATTTAGTGATACAGTAACTGATGCATGGACAAGATTAATGTCCATTGAAGTAGATCTGCATGAACAAATGgag GATATAAATGAAGTATTTAGGATCAACATTTCTGATATGGTGGATTCTTTTCTAACAACTGCACGAGGATATTTTTCACAATTACGTAATTGTGAAGCAGAGTATAATGACACTATTAACGGATTAATTCTGTATTTCCTTAGTGGTATTGGAGATGATGCAAAAATGCCACGTCATTTATTAAATCTATGTGAAGATAAAGACATGTTAAATTACAATCTTAATAATTCTCATGAAAGGCATTTACAAGTAT ATAATAGATGTTCGAGAAGATATCATGataaatcgattaaaaaacTGGGTTGA
- the LOC139992715 gene encoding dynein regulatory complex subunit 3 isoform X1 has translation MKYLKMMIEEDVPTILQEFVQPRVINQDMLINLVIEQGPKGEAGKLFYEDGIKLDEIKEIRIEFLNILKLDYLWVMPNLMTLKLSNNIIEKIENLNVLVNLKELDLSFNRIKIMENLNNLTKLEILLLFNNEIREIENIDELCHLTIFSIGNNIITDTKHVLYLRKFKKLRSLNMSGNPCTKEDGYLHYVFAFLPQLIYYEYKMITNEQRKDATEKHYRTLNTLEEAEMKEKEELDAQQEYEKKLAILTAAYVEHLDGDYLFHQMFEDDKEGKDLSMVTDDTQNAHEEYKKNFIAICEEFCEIGLKEHNKRMNEINLYNIAVNEGKTISENQGRMIVNDVLRRKTDALATVKQLLKKLVGDVDTATLENVTEIAQQYSEEFSDTVTDAWTRLMSIEVDLHEQMEDINEVFRINISDMVDSFLTTARGYFSQLRNCEAEYNDTINGLILYFLSGIGDDAKMPRHLLNLCEDKDMLNYNLNNSHERHLQIIDVREDIMINRLKNWVEEYSERLIRQVLSFFR, from the exons atgaaatatctaaaaatgaTGATTGAGGAAGACGTTCCTACTATATTACAAGAGTTTGTACAACCTCGTGTAATAAATCAAgatatgttaataaatttgGTAATTGAACAAGGGCCAAAAGGAGAAGCTGGTAAACTTTTTTACGAAGATGGTATTAAATtagatgaaataaaagaaattcggATTGAATTTCTTA aTATTCTAAAACTTGATTACCTATGGGTAATGCCAAATCTAATGACATTAAAATTATCCAATAATATAAttgagaaaatagaaaacCTAAATGTGCttgttaatttaaaagaattggATCTTTCTTTCAATCGCATTAAAATAATGGagaatttaaacaatttaacaAAACTAGAAATATTGCTTCtatttaataatgaaattcgtGAGATAGAAAACATAGATGAATTATGTCATCTTACGATTTTTAGTATtggtaataatattataacagatACAAAACAT gtattatatttgagaaaatttaaaaagttacgTAGTTTGAATATGAGTGGAAATCCATGCACTAAAGAAGATGGATATTTGCATTATGTATTTGCATTCTTACCACAATTAATTTACTATGaatacaaaatgataactaatGAACAAAGGAAAGATGCTACAGAAAAACatta taggactttaaatactttagaagaagcagaaatgaaagaaaaagaagaattggATGCCCAGCAAgaatatgaaaagaaattagCTATCCTCACTGCTGCATATGTAGAACATCTTGATGGGGATTATCTCTTTCATCAAATGTTTGAAGATGACAAGg AAGGAAAGGATTTATCTATGGTAACTGATGATACACAAAATGCACATgaagaatataagaaaaattttattgctaTATGTGAAGAGTTTTGTGAGATAGGTTTGAAAGAACATAATAAGcgaatgaatgaaataaatctttacAATATTGCTGTAAATGAAGGTAAAACTATTTCAGAAAATCAAGGTAGAAT GATTGTAAATGATGTCTTGCGCAGGAAAACTGACGCTTTAGCAACtgttaaacaattattaaaaaaactaGTTGGAGATGTAGATACTGCTACATTAGAAAATGTAACTGAAATAGCACAACAATATTCAGAAGAATTTAGTGATACAGTAACTGATGCATGGACAAGATTAATGTCCATTGAAGTAGATCTGCATGAACAAATGgag GATATAAATGAAGTATTTAGGATCAACATTTCTGATATGGTGGATTCTTTTCTAACAACTGCACGAGGATATTTTTCACAATTACGTAATTGTGAAGCAGAGTATAATGACACTATTAACGGATTAATTCTGTATTTCCTTAGTGGTATTGGAGATGATGCAAAAATGCCACGTCATTTATTAAATCTATGTGAAGATAAAGACATGTTAAATTACAATCTTAATAATTCTCATGAAAGGCATTTACAA ATAATAGATGTTCGAGAAGATATCATGataaatcgattaaaaaacTGGGTTGAAGAATACAGCGAACGGCTAATAAGGCaagttctttcgttttttagataa
- the LOC139992715 gene encoding dynein regulatory complex subunit 3 isoform X4, translated as MKYLKMMIEEDVPTILQEFVQPRVINQDMLINLVIEQGPKGEAGKLFYEDGIKLDEIKEIRIEFLNILKLDYLWVMPNLMTLKLSNNIIEKIENLNVLVNLKELDLSFNRIKIMENLNNLTKLEILLLFNNEIREIENIDELCHLTIFSIGNNIITDTKHVLYLRKFKKLRSLNMSGNPCTKEDGYLHYVFAFLPQLIYYEYKMITNEQRKDATEKHYRTLNTLEEAEMKEKEELDAQQEYEKKLAILTAAYVEHLDGDYLFHQMFEDDKEGKDLSMVTDDTQNAHEEYKKNFIAICEEFCEIGLKEHNKRMNEINLYNIAVNEGKTISENQGRMIVNDVLRRKTDALATVKQLLKKLVGDVDTATLENVTEIAQQYSEEFSDTVTDAWTRLMSIEVDLHEQMEDINEVFRINISDMVDSFLTTARGYFSQLRNCEAEYNDTINGLILYFLSGIGDDAKMPRHLLNLCEDKDMLNYNLNNSHERHLQIIDVREDIMINRLKNWVEEYSERLIRHESERSSQQILEISHFADSQQQEFLQVLQQLNLNVDDSEIILALDE; from the exons atgaaatatctaaaaatgaTGATTGAGGAAGACGTTCCTACTATATTACAAGAGTTTGTACAACCTCGTGTAATAAATCAAgatatgttaataaatttgGTAATTGAACAAGGGCCAAAAGGAGAAGCTGGTAAACTTTTTTACGAAGATGGTATTAAATtagatgaaataaaagaaattcggATTGAATTTCTTA aTATTCTAAAACTTGATTACCTATGGGTAATGCCAAATCTAATGACATTAAAATTATCCAATAATATAAttgagaaaatagaaaacCTAAATGTGCttgttaatttaaaagaattggATCTTTCTTTCAATCGCATTAAAATAATGGagaatttaaacaatttaacaAAACTAGAAATATTGCTTCtatttaataatgaaattcgtGAGATAGAAAACATAGATGAATTATGTCATCTTACGATTTTTAGTATtggtaataatattataacagatACAAAACAT gtattatatttgagaaaatttaaaaagttacgTAGTTTGAATATGAGTGGAAATCCATGCACTAAAGAAGATGGATATTTGCATTATGTATTTGCATTCTTACCACAATTAATTTACTATGaatacaaaatgataactaatGAACAAAGGAAAGATGCTACAGAAAAACatta taggactttaaatactttagaagaagcagaaatgaaagaaaaagaagaattggATGCCCAGCAAgaatatgaaaagaaattagCTATCCTCACTGCTGCATATGTAGAACATCTTGATGGGGATTATCTCTTTCATCAAATGTTTGAAGATGACAAGg AAGGAAAGGATTTATCTATGGTAACTGATGATACACAAAATGCACATgaagaatataagaaaaattttattgctaTATGTGAAGAGTTTTGTGAGATAGGTTTGAAAGAACATAATAAGcgaatgaatgaaataaatctttacAATATTGCTGTAAATGAAGGTAAAACTATTTCAGAAAATCAAGGTAGAAT GATTGTAAATGATGTCTTGCGCAGGAAAACTGACGCTTTAGCAACtgttaaacaattattaaaaaaactaGTTGGAGATGTAGATACTGCTACATTAGAAAATGTAACTGAAATAGCACAACAATATTCAGAAGAATTTAGTGATACAGTAACTGATGCATGGACAAGATTAATGTCCATTGAAGTAGATCTGCATGAACAAATGgag GATATAAATGAAGTATTTAGGATCAACATTTCTGATATGGTGGATTCTTTTCTAACAACTGCACGAGGATATTTTTCACAATTACGTAATTGTGAAGCAGAGTATAATGACACTATTAACGGATTAATTCTGTATTTCCTTAGTGGTATTGGAGATGATGCAAAAATGCCACGTCATTTATTAAATCTATGTGAAGATAAAGACATGTTAAATTACAATCTTAATAATTCTCATGAAAGGCATTTACAA ATAATAGATGTTCGAGAAGATATCATGataaatcgattaaaaaacTGGGTTGAAGAATACAGCGAACGGCTAATAAG ACATGAGAGTGAAAGAAGTAGTCaacaaatattagaaatatcacATTTTGCAGATTCTCAACAACAAGAATTTCTGCAAGTATTGcaacaattaaatttaaatgttgATGATTCAGAAATTATATTAGCACTTGATGAATGA
- the LOC139992828 gene encoding enoyl-CoA delta isomerase 1, mitochondrial — MFAIKKILNKIRIPLYQTYATNSKLVEISKNDTGIATISMARSPVNNLNKELLNALNMSLMDVQEEKCQGVILTSSLSNIFSAGLDINEMYNRTEEQLTEFWQTLQDTWLTLYNLKIPIAAAINGASPAGGCLLAISCEYRVLVEGKHTIGLNETQLGVIAPEWFRNIYVDTLGNRRAELALLKGTLFHPKEALEIGLVDELASDKANAIQKCQNYIESFKHISSKARQMTKMELRKRNSLWLKVNKHMDLNQFLTIIQLPEVQTGLKLYIEALKKK; from the exons ATGTttgctataaaaaaaattttgaacAAAATACGAATTCCTTTATACCAAACTTATGCCACAAATTCAAAATtagttgaaatttcaaaaaatgatACAG GTATTGCTACAATATCTATGGCTCGTTCACCTGTAAACAATTTAaacaaagaattattaaatgcTTTAAACATGTCCTTAATGGATgtacaagaagaaaaatgtcaaGGTGTTATATTAACATCGtcattatcaaatatattttcagcaGGACTTGATATAAACGAAATGTATAATCGGACTGAAGAACAGCTAACTGAATTTTGGCAAACATTGCAAGACACATGGttaactttatataatttgaaaataccaATAGCTGCTGCaattaat gGTGCCAGTCCTGCTGGAGGATGTCTTTTAGCAATTTCTTGTGAATATAGAGTTTTAGTTGAAGGAAAGCATACTATAGGATTAAATGAAACACAATTAGGAGTTATTGCTCCAGAATggtttagaaatatatatgttgaCACATTAGGAAATAGAAGAGCTGAATTAGCActtttaaa AGGAACCCTATTTCATCCAAAGGAAGCATTAGAAATTGGACTTGTAGATGAATTAGCTTCTGATAAAGCTAATGCAATCCAAAagtgtcaaaattatattgaatCTTTTAAACACATATCCT ccAAAGCTAGACAAATGACAAAAATGGAATTAAGGAAACGTAATTCATTATGGTTGAAAGTAAACAAACATATGGAtctaaatcaatttttaacaattattcaGTTACCAGAAGTACAAACTGGCctaaaattatacatagaagctttgaagaaaaaataa